Below is a window of Staphylococcus succinus DNA.
ACGTTTATACGGTAACATTTTTGCAGGTGAGCTATTACTAGGCTTATTAGCTGGTTTAATATTTAACTTCCCAGCATGGGGTTGGATTATAGGGTTGCCAGGTTTAGTTATTTGGCAAGCATTCTCAATATTTATTGGCGCAATACAGGCTTATATATTCATAATGTTATCAATGGTGTATATGTCCCATAAAGTTCAGGACAGCCATTAAAAATAAAAAAATTAAAAGAGAAAATTAGGAGGATTTAATAAATGAATTTAATCGCAGCAGCAATCGCAATCGGTTTATCAGCACTAGGAGCAGGTATTGGTAATGGTCTTATCGTTTCAAGAACAGTAGAAGGTGTCGCTCGTCAACCAGAAGCACGTGGACAGTTAATGTCAATTATGTTTATCGGTATTGGTTTAGTTGAAGCATTACCTATCCTTGGTCTTGTAATTTCATTCATCGTAATGTTCATGTAATTACATTTTTCGTAAAAGGCGAAGCCATTATGTGCTTTCGCCATTCGTTTTTATCTATAGAATTACGATTATAATGAATGAAAGGAGTGTCTATGTAAGTGACTGCTACGACAAATATGTTCGTACTTGGTGCAGCTGAAGTTTCAGGTGTTCAGTGGGGGACAGCACTTGTTACATTTGTAACATTTCTAGTCCTGCTGGCTTTATTGAAAAAATTCGCATGGGGTCCATTAAAAGAAGTAATGGATAAACGTGAACGCGATATTAATAAAGATATTGATGATGCCGAACAAGCTAAGCTAAATGCACAAAAGTTAGAAGAACAAAACAAACAAACACTAAAAGAAACACAAGATGAGGTTCAAAAGATTTTAGAAGACTCTAAAATTCAAGCACGCAAACAACATGAAGAAATTATTCATGAAGCAAATATTAGAGCAAATGGCATGGTTGAAACTGCACAAAATGAAATCAACAGCCAAAAAGAACGCGCTATTGCTGATATTAACAATCAAGTTTCTGAGCTTTCTGTATTAATAGCTTCTAAAGTATTACAAAAAGAAATTTCAGAAAAAGACCAAAAAGAATTAGTTGAAAAGTACATTAAAGAGGCAGGCGATAAATAATGGCTAACATAGCAAAAAAATATGCCAAGGCGTTATTTGACACTGCTATAGATAATAATAATCTTGATTTAATGTACGA
It encodes the following:
- the atpE gene encoding F0F1 ATP synthase subunit C; the encoded protein is MNLIAAAIAIGLSALGAGIGNGLIVSRTVEGVARQPEARGQLMSIMFIGIGLVEALPILGLVISFIVMFM
- a CDS encoding F0F1 ATP synthase subunit B; translation: MTATTNMFVLGAAEVSGVQWGTALVTFVTFLVLLALLKKFAWGPLKEVMDKRERDINKDIDDAEQAKLNAQKLEEQNKQTLKETQDEVQKILEDSKIQARKQHEEIIHEANIRANGMVETAQNEINSQKERAIADINNQVSELSVLIASKVLQKEISEKDQKELVEKYIKEAGDK